One genomic segment of Chitinispirillales bacterium ANBcel5 includes these proteins:
- a CDS encoding ATP-binding protein, with protein MQELKGAALDRFLLQRQGRTWDSVPMPGVTIDDLSFASIKKFRELAAASGRLSEVDLSANDPGLLEKLKLTEGSYLKRSAILLFHEDPDRFITGAFVKIGFFVSESELAYHDEIHCSLFSQAHTVVDLLRTKYMKAAISYKGIQRVEQYPVPYEALREAVLNALVHRDYAVPAPIQIRVYENKLKIWNPAILPENWTVETLLGPHASQPFNPDIANAFFRSGEIESWGRGIERIVSACRDADTPPPFITIDGYDLWVEFPFSEAYMAALRGVSATESTEKSSGKSSGKSSGVGRKESTTQETTQETTQETTQETTQEKIVLLLKQRPSITRRELAQQLRLSEDGIKYHLQNLKKQDRIRHVGPTKKGHWEVLK; from the coding sequence TTGCAGGAACTTAAAGGCGCCGCTCTGGATCGTTTTCTTCTGCAAAGACAGGGGCGAACCTGGGATTCGGTTCCTATGCCAGGAGTTACGATTGATGATTTGTCTTTTGCAAGTATCAAAAAGTTTCGTGAGTTGGCCGCTGCCAGTGGACGTTTAAGCGAGGTGGACTTATCGGCGAACGATCCGGGGTTGCTGGAAAAGTTAAAACTAACCGAAGGCTCCTACCTGAAACGCTCGGCAATACTGCTTTTTCATGAAGACCCTGATAGGTTTATCACCGGGGCTTTTGTCAAAATCGGTTTTTTTGTCTCTGAGTCTGAACTGGCCTACCATGATGAAATCCATTGCTCTCTTTTTTCACAGGCGCACACTGTAGTTGATTTACTCCGCACCAAATACATGAAGGCGGCTATCAGTTACAAAGGTATTCAGCGCGTTGAGCAGTACCCTGTTCCTTATGAAGCCTTGCGCGAGGCGGTACTAAATGCACTGGTACATCGGGACTATGCCGTACCTGCACCGATTCAGATTCGTGTGTATGAAAACAAACTGAAAATCTGGAACCCGGCGATCCTTCCGGAAAATTGGACTGTCGAGACATTGCTGGGGCCACACGCTTCTCAGCCATTTAATCCCGATATTGCCAACGCTTTTTTCCGCTCTGGAGAGATTGAATCCTGGGGCCGGGGCATTGAACGGATTGTTTCCGCCTGCCGCGATGCAGATACACCACCCCCTTTCATCACAATAGATGGCTACGATTTATGGGTTGAGTTTCCATTTTCTGAAGCTTATATGGCAGCGCTGCGAGGTGTATCTGCAACTGAGAGCACTGAGAAAAGTTCGGGAAAAAGTTCGGGGAAAAGTTCGGGGGTGGGTAGAAAAGAATCAACTACCCAAGAAACCACCCAAGAAACCACCCAAGAAACTACCCAAGAAACTACCCAAGAAAAAATTGTCCTTTTGTTGAAGCAACGGCCATCTATTACACGGCGGGAACTGGCACAACAACTAAGATTAAGTGAAGATGGAATAAAATACCATTTGCAAAATTTGAAAAAGCAGGATCGTATACGTCATGTAGGACCAACAAAAAAGGGGCATTGGGAAGTGTTAAAATGA